One window of Mangrovibacterium diazotrophicum genomic DNA carries:
- a CDS encoding four helix bundle protein, with the protein MTPKELEDRLIQFAIGIIKLSEKLDLNIAGRRLADQIVRSGSSVALNYGEAQSAESPRDFVHKMGICLKELRETFINLRIIDGASLCPDTEIIAELLQENNELISIFVKSIETSKKKHSDFNR; encoded by the coding sequence ATGACACCGAAAGAACTTGAAGACAGATTGATTCAGTTTGCGATAGGAATCATTAAACTATCCGAGAAACTAGACCTCAACATTGCAGGAAGGAGACTAGCTGATCAAATTGTACGGTCCGGCTCTTCGGTTGCTCTCAATTACGGAGAAGCGCAAAGTGCTGAATCACCCCGTGACTTTGTTCACAAAATGGGGATTTGTTTGAAAGAATTGAGAGAGACATTCATCAATCTCAGAATCATAGATGGAGCAAGTCTTTGCCCGGACACCGAAATCATCGCTGAATTGTTGCAAGAAAACAACGAGCTAATTTCAATCTTCGTTAAAAGTATCGAAACTTCGAAAAAGAAACATTCAGATTTTAATCGTTAA
- the hisA gene encoding 1-(5-phosphoribosyl)-5-[(5-phosphoribosylamino)methylideneamino]imidazole-4-carboxamide isomerase yields MITIIPAIDLIDAKCVRLSQGDYNQKTVYNENPLEVAKMFEDAGITRLHLVDLDGAKAKHIVNYKVLETIASKTNLVIDFGGGLKSDEDLRIAFESGAQMVTGGSIAVKDRETFLSWIEKYGAEKIILGADAKDKKIAVSGWQEVSELPILEFIDGYTQKGIQKVISTDIARDGMLSGPSIELYKEILEQFPKLELIASGGIASMKDIIELDEMGVPGVITGKAIYENRISLEEIKKYISK; encoded by the coding sequence ATGATCACAATAATACCTGCCATTGACCTGATCGACGCCAAATGCGTAAGACTTTCGCAGGGCGATTACAATCAGAAAACCGTTTACAATGAAAATCCGCTTGAAGTAGCTAAAATGTTCGAGGATGCCGGAATTACCCGTCTTCACCTGGTTGACCTGGACGGGGCCAAAGCGAAACACATTGTCAACTACAAGGTACTGGAAACCATCGCATCGAAAACCAACCTGGTAATTGATTTTGGTGGCGGGTTGAAAAGCGATGAAGACCTGCGCATTGCCTTCGAAAGCGGTGCACAAATGGTAACCGGCGGAAGTATCGCAGTGAAGGACAGAGAGACCTTCCTGAGTTGGATTGAAAAGTACGGAGCCGAAAAGATTATACTTGGAGCTGATGCCAAGGACAAGAAAATCGCCGTGAGCGGCTGGCAGGAAGTTTCGGAACTGCCGATCCTCGAATTTATCGACGGTTACACACAAAAAGGCATTCAGAAAGTGATCTCAACTGATATCGCCCGCGATGGCATGCTGTCAGGACCTAGCATTGAGCTTTACAAAGAAATTTTAGAGCAATTCCCGAAACTGGAATTGATCGCCAGTGGCGGAATCGCTTCGATGAAAGATATTATTGAACTGGACGAAATGGGCGTACCCGGCGTCATTACCGGCAAAGCCATTTACGAAAACAGAATCAGTTTGGAAGAAATTAAAAAGTACATCAGTAAGTAG
- the hisIE gene encoding bifunctional phosphoribosyl-AMP cyclohydrolase/phosphoribosyl-ATP diphosphatase HisIE, producing MSKQDMNASIDFSKMNGLVPAIIQDNNTSKVLMLGFMNEDALAKTEELGKVTFFSRTKNRLWTKGEESGNFLNVVSIASDCDNDTLLIKVNPVGPVCHTGSDTCWNESNSEDVMFLKYLQDFIDKRKEEMPEGSYTTSLFQKGTRKITQKVGEEAVETIIGAMANDDENFLYEGADLLYHLIVLLTHKGYRIEDLARELMKRHK from the coding sequence ATAAGCAAACAAGATATGAATGCATCAATTGATTTTTCAAAAATGAATGGCCTGGTTCCGGCCATCATCCAGGACAACAACACCAGCAAAGTGTTGATGCTTGGTTTTATGAACGAAGACGCGCTGGCAAAAACCGAGGAGCTGGGCAAAGTAACTTTCTTCAGCCGCACGAAAAACCGTCTTTGGACCAAAGGTGAAGAAAGCGGAAACTTCCTGAATGTTGTTTCGATCGCCTCAGACTGCGACAACGACACGCTGCTGATTAAAGTGAACCCGGTTGGACCGGTTTGCCACACCGGAAGCGACACGTGCTGGAATGAAAGCAACTCGGAAGACGTGATGTTTTTGAAATACCTGCAGGATTTCATCGACAAGCGTAAAGAGGAAATGCCGGAAGGCTCGTACACCACTTCATTGTTCCAAAAAGGAACGCGCAAAATTACGCAAAAGGTAGGTGAAGAAGCCGTTGAAACCATCATTGGCGCTATGGCAAACGACGATGAAAACTTCCTGTACGAAGGAGCAGACCTCCTTTACCACCTCATCGTTCTGTTAACACACAAAGGTTACCGGATAGAAGATTTGGCTCGCGAACTGATGAAAAGACATAAATAG
- a CDS encoding PEP/pyruvate-binding domain-containing protein, which translates to MKVRLFYFLLLIIGFSFNGHTQALTNDELSKLVGTLKKDPKGPYQQILWFCKDGSTVLPQQRCPEPGGVQRARYKDEIIKLGKTNHIFLGQILATTPNEDFWDAENNHSRLKQYILEKYLQSVDNGWVLRRAQYYRGAIQAEDESAWGIQFLTWLLGNNDAINDQFFLIREAARTIPHAQETRNLQNIRSLSLLIAEGNPTFSDTRIKIHGQPDHTDLERVKNYRSQNYDQMSDASKEQIDKLVLALEEYYKPIVLKDLQKMAAHASPVSELRKAVFEFADEQAETKGEARIKAISQLLFKIRIDLQKEIPENRLPFLDISIKLEEILFTELTNWKPENLKELIRLNENLGLAATGCGYLENWEWESIKPSLHNQQPTEISFDQLQKLHDSARGVIEWGTAMNRAVFGPTIKLFGDFEPLAYHFADDRIRSSMLLPMGASIGRMGDFIYALSNQSNQVMDIDNQSHFRGLNPGFAKGELVVVEGNTHDLEVSRDKIYLFDSPPSDLKPVAGIATVSEGNMVSHVQLLARNLAIPNAVLSGQNLADLKKYSGTTVFYAVSPKGKVIMKPAEQMTDEEKKLFEVKKRNEEKITIPVDRIELDEVKLVNLRNVNANSSGKLCGPKAANLGQLKQLFPDHVVEGLVVPFGIFREHMDQPMPGTDGSYWQFLNKTFQAAAAKQTDGLSKAEIDEYVLAQLAILREAIKKMELLPAFKEDLKTQFQSVLGSPLGSVPVFLRSDTNMEDLKEFTGAGLNLTLFNILDADKIIQGIKEVWASPYSERSYKWRQSYLLNPENVYPSILIIPSVDVNYSGVLITKGVQSGKADELTIAFSRGAGGAVDGQAAESYVLQADGKNRLVAPAREPEYTSLPITGGTAKIACTFETPILSTENMNQIRVFAETLKQEMQITPGVHSNGPWDVELGFKNDKLWLFQVRPFVENKMAKSTGYLNSISGGSDIPKAISLNTILK; encoded by the coding sequence ATGAAAGTCAGGTTGTTTTATTTTCTTCTCTTGATTATTGGTTTTAGTTTCAACGGACACACACAAGCACTTACTAACGACGAGCTTAGCAAACTGGTAGGCACTCTGAAAAAAGACCCCAAAGGCCCATACCAGCAGATTTTGTGGTTTTGTAAAGACGGTTCGACAGTACTTCCGCAACAGCGCTGCCCCGAACCCGGCGGTGTGCAACGCGCCCGCTATAAAGATGAAATCATCAAGTTGGGCAAAACCAATCACATCTTCCTGGGTCAAATCCTGGCCACAACGCCCAACGAAGATTTTTGGGATGCGGAAAACAATCACTCCCGACTAAAACAGTACATCCTCGAAAAATACCTGCAGAGTGTCGACAACGGCTGGGTTCTGCGCCGTGCGCAGTACTACCGCGGAGCCATTCAGGCCGAAGATGAAAGTGCCTGGGGAATCCAGTTTTTAACCTGGCTGTTGGGGAATAATGATGCGATTAACGACCAGTTCTTTCTGATCCGGGAAGCCGCACGTACCATCCCTCATGCACAGGAAACACGCAACCTGCAAAATATCCGCTCGTTGTCACTACTGATCGCGGAAGGCAATCCGACCTTCTCAGATACCCGGATTAAAATTCACGGGCAACCGGATCATACCGACCTGGAACGGGTGAAAAATTACCGCAGTCAGAACTACGACCAAATGTCGGACGCCTCGAAAGAGCAGATTGACAAACTCGTATTGGCTCTGGAAGAATACTACAAACCCATTGTATTGAAAGATCTTCAGAAGATGGCTGCACACGCATCACCTGTGTCCGAACTGCGAAAAGCTGTTTTTGAATTTGCCGATGAGCAAGCTGAAACAAAAGGAGAAGCGCGGATAAAAGCGATCAGCCAATTGCTTTTCAAAATCCGGATTGACTTGCAAAAAGAAATTCCCGAAAACCGCCTGCCGTTTCTCGATATTTCAATCAAACTGGAAGAAATTCTGTTTACCGAGCTAACCAACTGGAAACCTGAAAACCTCAAAGAGTTGATCCGCCTGAACGAAAATTTGGGACTGGCCGCAACCGGTTGTGGTTACCTGGAAAACTGGGAGTGGGAATCCATCAAACCTAGTTTGCACAATCAGCAGCCAACCGAAATTTCGTTTGATCAGTTACAAAAACTGCACGACAGCGCCAGAGGTGTGATCGAATGGGGAACAGCCATGAACCGTGCCGTGTTCGGCCCGACAATCAAACTTTTTGGTGATTTTGAGCCACTGGCTTATCACTTTGCCGACGACCGAATCCGCTCGTCAATGCTACTCCCCATGGGAGCTTCGATTGGCCGAATGGGCGACTTTATTTACGCGCTATCCAACCAATCCAACCAGGTGATGGACATCGATAACCAAAGCCACTTCCGCGGTTTGAACCCCGGTTTTGCCAAAGGCGAATTGGTTGTTGTTGAAGGAAACACACACGATCTGGAAGTTTCGAGAGATAAAATTTACCTGTTCGACAGCCCTCCCTCCGACCTGAAACCGGTTGCCGGAATAGCGACCGTTTCCGAAGGGAACATGGTTTCGCACGTGCAGTTGCTCGCCCGCAACCTGGCAATCCCCAATGCTGTGCTATCTGGACAAAACCTGGCTGATCTGAAAAAATACTCCGGCACTACCGTCTTCTACGCCGTGTCGCCCAAAGGCAAGGTCATCATGAAACCAGCCGAACAAATGACTGATGAAGAGAAAAAACTGTTCGAGGTGAAAAAACGGAATGAGGAAAAAATTACCATTCCGGTCGACCGGATCGAGCTCGATGAGGTTAAACTGGTAAATCTTCGCAATGTAAATGCAAACAGTTCGGGCAAATTATGCGGTCCCAAAGCGGCTAACCTGGGACAACTGAAGCAGCTCTTCCCTGACCATGTTGTGGAAGGATTGGTGGTACCGTTCGGCATCTTCCGAGAGCACATGGATCAGCCAATGCCCGGAACCGACGGTTCGTACTGGCAATTCCTGAATAAAACATTCCAAGCCGCAGCAGCCAAACAAACCGACGGTCTGTCGAAAGCAGAAATCGATGAATATGTGCTGGCTCAACTTGCTATTCTTCGTGAAGCGATTAAAAAAATGGAGCTGCTCCCAGCTTTTAAAGAAGATCTAAAGACACAATTTCAATCTGTACTGGGTAGTCCGTTGGGAAGCGTCCCCGTTTTCCTGCGTAGTGATACGAACATGGAGGACCTGAAAGAATTTACCGGTGCTGGTCTGAATCTGACACTCTTCAATATTCTGGATGCGGATAAAATTATCCAGGGCATCAAGGAAGTTTGGGCTTCACCCTACTCCGAGCGAAGCTACAAATGGCGTCAAAGCTATTTGCTCAACCCGGAAAACGTCTACCCTTCTATCCTGATTATTCCGAGCGTCGACGTGAATTACTCGGGTGTCCTGATTACAAAAGGGGTGCAGTCGGGTAAAGCCGACGAACTCACTATTGCTTTTAGCCGGGGAGCGGGTGGTGCTGTGGATGGACAGGCTGCGGAAAGCTACGTACTGCAGGCTGACGGTAAAAACCGGTTGGTTGCTCCGGCACGTGAACCCGAATACACGAGTTTGCCAATTACCGGCGGGACAGCAAAAATTGCCTGCACGTTCGAAACACCGATCCTCTCCACCGAAAACATGAACCAGATCCGGGTGTTTGCCGAAACCTTAAAACAGGAAATGCAAATCACCCCCGGGGTGCACAGCAATGGGCCATGGGACGTGGAACTCGGCTTCAAAAACGATAAGCTGTGGTTGTTCCAGGTTCGTCCGTTTGTGGAAAACAAAATGGCTAAATCAACCGGATACCTGAATTCAATTTCCGGAGGAAGCGACATTCCGAAAGCTATTTCACTTAACACGATTTTAAAATGA
- a CDS encoding serine hydrolase has product MKIKTAARSALIALLLLFTVVEALPYPIDGYAYSGIRRLLRLQKIIDGEVKDTKPIPGALKSINDIKLNLLGTKGDSLVTLPDADKKLQQQLSSLFPNLDESYSVALMDITPGKKIRYAGRQETKGFQPGSVGKLAVLAGLFTELANLYPDSYEKRIALLKTKMVRAGTWGNFDSHTVPFYNPETGEFFKRTVREDDVFSLFEWADHMLSVSNNSAASIVWREVMLMRAFGKDYPALTEAKATEYFTTTPKATLKTLANEVVNAPLRKLDITEDEWRLGSMFTQGAKKIVPGEGGSIGTPRGLMKYLVAMERGKIVDQKSSLEIKRLMYMTDRRIRYGSSPRLTNAAIYFKSGSLYKCKPEEGFECKKYMGNVENYMNSVVIVEQPDGTIYMVALMSNVLKKNSNLDHLGLGSSIDDLIRKK; this is encoded by the coding sequence ATGAAGATAAAAACTGCCGCTCGTTCAGCGCTCATTGCACTTTTACTGCTCTTCACGGTGGTTGAAGCGTTGCCTTATCCAATCGACGGGTATGCCTATTCCGGAATTCGTCGTCTGCTGCGACTGCAGAAAATTATCGATGGTGAAGTAAAAGACACAAAGCCAATCCCCGGGGCTTTAAAGTCGATTAACGATATCAAACTAAACCTTCTGGGTACCAAAGGAGACAGCTTGGTTACGCTGCCCGATGCTGACAAGAAACTACAGCAGCAGTTAAGCAGCTTGTTCCCGAATCTGGACGAAAGCTACTCGGTAGCGTTGATGGATATCACACCGGGAAAGAAAATCCGTTATGCCGGTCGTCAGGAAACAAAAGGATTTCAGCCCGGAAGTGTGGGCAAACTGGCCGTTTTGGCAGGCTTGTTTACGGAGTTGGCCAACCTTTACCCCGACTCGTACGAAAAACGTATTGCGCTGCTGAAAACGAAAATGGTTCGTGCCGGCACCTGGGGAAATTTTGATTCGCACACGGTTCCTTTTTATAACCCGGAAACCGGAGAGTTTTTTAAACGAACAGTTCGCGAAGACGATGTATTCTCGTTGTTTGAATGGGCCGACCACATGTTGTCGGTGAGCAATAACAGCGCGGCCAGTATTGTTTGGCGCGAAGTAATGCTGATGCGGGCCTTTGGAAAAGACTATCCAGCGTTGACCGAAGCAAAAGCAACCGAATATTTCACCACAACCCCTAAAGCAACTTTAAAAACGCTCGCCAATGAGGTTGTGAACGCGCCACTTCGCAAGCTGGATATCACGGAAGACGAATGGCGGCTAGGCAGCATGTTTACACAAGGTGCGAAGAAAATTGTTCCCGGCGAGGGCGGCAGTATTGGCACGCCGCGAGGCTTGATGAAATACCTCGTTGCCATGGAACGCGGAAAAATTGTCGATCAAAAATCCAGCCTGGAGATCAAACGCCTGATGTACATGACCGACCGCCGTATTCGCTACGGCTCCTCTCCCCGACTGACCAATGCAGCCATTTATTTTAAGTCGGGTAGTTTGTATAAGTGCAAACCCGAAGAAGGTTTCGAATGCAAAAAATACATGGGCAATGTTGAAAATTACATGAACTCGGTGGTGATTGTTGAGCAACCAGATGGCACAATTTACATGGTTGCCCTGATGTCGAATGTGCTGAAGAAGAACTCGAATCTGGATCACCTTGGACTTGGAAGCAGCATTGACGATCTGATCCGAAAGAAATAG
- the hisF gene encoding imidazole glycerol phosphate synthase subunit HisF, translating into MLAKRIIPCLDIKDGQTVKGINFVNIKSVGDPVELGAMYAEQGADELVFLDITATHEGRKTFVDLVKRIARELNIPFTVGGGISEIKDAEALLSAGADKISINSSAVRNPKLIDDLALNFGTQFVVVAIDAKNYDGRWTVTVNGGRIPTDKELFSWAKEAEDRGAGEILFTSMDHDGTKAGFANAELSKMADMLKIPIIASGGAGNMDHFVDVFANGKADAGLAASIFHYKEIAIPDLKHYLSNKGIPIRL; encoded by the coding sequence ATGTTAGCAAAACGAATAATACCATGCCTGGATATCAAAGACGGTCAGACCGTGAAGGGCATCAACTTTGTCAATATTAAAAGCGTGGGCGACCCGGTTGAACTGGGGGCCATGTATGCCGAACAGGGAGCTGACGAGCTGGTTTTCCTCGACATTACTGCCACACACGAAGGACGCAAAACCTTTGTTGACCTGGTAAAACGCATTGCCCGCGAACTGAATATTCCGTTCACTGTTGGTGGTGGAATCAGCGAGATCAAGGACGCCGAAGCACTTTTGAGTGCCGGTGCCGACAAAATCAGCATCAACTCATCGGCTGTGCGCAACCCAAAACTGATTGACGATCTGGCCCTCAACTTCGGAACGCAATTCGTTGTTGTCGCCATCGACGCAAAAAACTACGATGGTCGCTGGACGGTAACTGTCAATGGAGGCCGCATTCCAACCGACAAAGAACTGTTCTCGTGGGCAAAAGAAGCTGAAGATCGTGGTGCCGGAGAAATCCTTTTCACCTCTATGGATCACGATGGAACGAAAGCAGGCTTTGCCAATGCCGAATTGTCGAAAATGGCCGACATGCTGAAAATCCCGATCATCGCATCGGGCGGCGCCGGTAACATGGACCACTTTGTGGATGTTTTCGCAAACGGCAAAGCTGACGCGGGTTTGGCAGCGAGTATCTTCCACTACAAGGAAATAGCGATCCCCGACTTGAAACATTACCTGAGCAATAAGGGTATCCCCATTCGTCTGTAA
- the hisH gene encoding imidazole glycerol phosphate synthase subunit HisH encodes MNLVIIKYNAGNIESVNNALQRLGVTAEITGDHEKIKAADKVIFPGVGEASTTMAFLKQEGLDKLIPSLKQPVLGICLGLQLMCSHSEEGDTPCLGIFEEKVKRFQPEPGMEFVTKVPHMGWNTITKLKSGLFDSSLEDQFVYFVHSYYATVGEHTAAVGNYINPFSAALHKDNFYATQFHPEKSGTIGAKILENFIKL; translated from the coding sequence ATGAACTTAGTTATTATCAAATACAACGCCGGGAATATCGAATCGGTCAACAACGCCTTGCAACGTTTGGGCGTAACAGCCGAAATCACTGGCGACCACGAAAAAATTAAAGCGGCCGACAAGGTCATTTTCCCGGGAGTTGGCGAAGCCAGTACAACGATGGCTTTCCTCAAACAAGAAGGTCTGGACAAACTGATCCCGTCACTCAAACAACCGGTATTGGGTATTTGCCTCGGACTTCAGTTGATGTGCAGCCATTCGGAAGAAGGCGATACCCCTTGCCTCGGTATTTTCGAGGAAAAGGTGAAACGTTTTCAACCCGAACCAGGAATGGAATTCGTCACCAAAGTGCCGCACATGGGATGGAACACAATTACCAAGCTGAAAAGCGGCCTATTCGACAGTTCACTGGAAGACCAGTTCGTTTACTTTGTTCACTCTTACTATGCAACGGTTGGAGAACACACCGCAGCTGTTGGTAATTACATTAATCCGTTTAGTGCAGCCTTACACAAAGACAATTTTTACGCAACCCAGTTTCACCCTGAAAAGAGCGGAACCATTGGCGCTAAAATTCTTGAAAACTTTATAAAACTATAA
- a CDS encoding TlpA family protein disulfide reductase, with the protein MFQKLSKLKAICAIIMGLIGIQACAQDDYGYIVKVGEQAPDFETTTPEGTTMKLSDLKGKVVMLQFTASWCGVCRKEMPHIEADIWDKHKANPDFALYGVDLDEPAEKVEAFARQIPVSYPLLLDPQGGAFYKYAEKGAGVTRNVIIDKEGKIVFLTRLFKQEEFDQMKIVIDKLLKE; encoded by the coding sequence ATGTTTCAGAAACTTTCGAAGCTAAAAGCTATTTGTGCAATCATTATGGGACTAATCGGAATTCAGGCGTGTGCGCAGGACGATTACGGATACATCGTCAAAGTTGGAGAACAAGCTCCGGATTTTGAAACGACAACACCCGAGGGAACGACTATGAAACTGTCGGATCTGAAAGGCAAAGTGGTGATGTTGCAATTTACCGCCAGTTGGTGTGGCGTTTGTCGCAAAGAAATGCCCCACATTGAAGCGGACATTTGGGACAAACACAAGGCCAACCCGGATTTTGCCCTGTACGGGGTTGATTTGGACGAACCTGCTGAGAAAGTCGAAGCATTTGCCCGGCAAATACCGGTGAGCTACCCCCTCCTGCTTGACCCACAAGGTGGAGCCTTCTACAAATATGCTGAAAAAGGAGCCGGCGTCACCCGCAACGTTATCATCGACAAAGAGGGTAAAATTGTCTTTCTGACGAGGCTTTTCAAACAAGAAGAGTTTGACCAGATGAAAATTGTGATCGACAAACTACTGAAAGAATAG
- the purU gene encoding formyltetrahydrofolate deformylase, with protein MKSIKQLREKKNTAILLIHCPDKQGILATVTEFLNKNNGNIIYLDQYVDRVEKIFYMRVEWELEGFDIPADKIEEYFDTLIASKLEMDYSIHFSKQIPRMAIFVSKMSHCLFDILSRYTAGEWDVEIPMIISNHMDLESVAKRFDIDFHYIPVTSENKAEQEAKEIELLKQHEVDFIVLARYMQVLSADFVDQFPNKIINIHHSFLPAFAGAKPYHAAHQRGVKIIGATSHYVTSELDGGPIIEQDVTRCSHIDTVPRLVRKGRDLEKIVLSHAVFKHIQRKILVYKNKTVVFN; from the coding sequence ATGAAAAGCATAAAGCAACTTCGTGAAAAAAAGAATACAGCAATTCTTTTAATTCACTGTCCTGACAAACAAGGAATTTTGGCGACAGTAACCGAGTTTTTGAATAAGAATAACGGCAATATTATTTACCTGGACCAGTACGTGGATCGCGTTGAAAAGATTTTCTATATGCGCGTTGAATGGGAGCTTGAGGGCTTTGACATCCCGGCTGACAAAATCGAGGAATACTTTGATACCCTGATTGCATCGAAACTGGAAATGGACTATTCCATCCACTTCTCGAAACAAATTCCTCGCATGGCCATTTTTGTATCGAAAATGTCACATTGTTTGTTCGATATTCTTTCGCGGTACACTGCAGGAGAGTGGGATGTTGAGATTCCGATGATCATCAGTAACCACATGGATCTGGAATCGGTTGCCAAGCGTTTCGACATCGATTTTCATTATATTCCAGTGACCAGTGAAAACAAAGCGGAGCAGGAGGCTAAAGAAATTGAATTGCTGAAACAGCACGAGGTTGACTTTATTGTACTGGCCCGCTATATGCAAGTTCTTTCGGCCGACTTTGTAGATCAGTTCCCAAATAAGATCATCAATATTCACCACTCGTTCCTGCCAGCTTTTGCCGGTGCGAAACCTTACCATGCAGCACACCAGCGTGGTGTGAAAATCATTGGAGCTACCAGCCACTACGTAACCAGCGAACTGGACGGCGGCCCGATCATCGAGCAGGATGTTACCCGCTGCAGCCATATCGACACTGTCCCCCGCCTGGTGCGCAAAGGGCGTGATCTGGAAAAAATAGTCCTGTCGCATGCGGTATTCAAACACATCCAACGAAAGATATTAGTATACAAAAATAAGACGGTTGTCTTCAATTAA